One region of Spirochaetota bacterium genomic DNA includes:
- the rseP gene encoding RIP metalloprotease RseP: MMTLTYILAAIILLGFCIFVHELGHLLGGKMVGIKAKIFSIGYGKGIVKKKVGDTTYQITLIPFGGYCQFYGEDPKEKRAGEDYEFLSAHPLKRIVVVIMGPLFNLFFGILLFFIMNTIGYPTETNRVSIPDAMKSEGLMSPAYKAGIRDGDRIIEINGEKVYTFSDIRIDTLFSKGEPLRVKVERNSKNLDFLVEPKRFSEKGFYAMGVMPYGERVLIVRTLEDDVADEAGIEQFDEIKRIDGRIIKTPKEFTKYIRANPGKDVSLQIYRSGKDIDLTIKPRLKELITIQHFEDNRFKGEKYTTTIERLDIIRNAINDRKLKINGKIIASFGDFVNNLNRNAGRAIRIENSGGTYYGICKYEKFGFVGVETAVSSEMIEVNYGILSGFARAIVEPFDFIIMNMKAFGMLFSGKLNVRESISGPIRIAKIAGDVAYYKGSSAFIILMAKISIILMIMNLLPIPAVDGSYIIFFIYETIRGKPINEKVLEKIQFVGISILIILGGFVIFNDLSFFPFFQKLFN, translated from the coding sequence ATGATGACACTAACGTATATCTTGGCAGCTATAATCCTTCTAGGATTTTGCATATTCGTTCATGAGTTAGGGCATCTCCTAGGGGGAAAAATGGTTGGCATAAAGGCTAAAATTTTTTCCATAGGATATGGAAAGGGAATTGTGAAAAAGAAGGTTGGTGATACTACCTATCAAATAACCCTTATCCCTTTTGGGGGATATTGCCAGTTCTATGGAGAGGATCCTAAGGAGAAGAGGGCTGGGGAGGACTATGAATTTCTATCAGCACATCCATTGAAGAGGATCGTAGTAGTTATAATGGGGCCATTGTTTAACCTCTTTTTTGGTATTCTTTTATTTTTTATAATGAATACAATTGGTTACCCTACTGAGACAAATCGAGTGAGTATTCCAGATGCCATGAAATCTGAAGGATTAATGTCACCAGCGTATAAAGCTGGAATCAGGGACGGGGATCGAATTATTGAAATTAATGGCGAAAAGGTATATACATTCTCTGATATTAGAATTGATACCCTCTTTAGCAAAGGAGAACCCTTAAGGGTCAAGGTGGAGAGGAATAGTAAGAATCTTGATTTTCTTGTTGAGCCAAAAAGATTTTCTGAGAAAGGATTTTATGCCATGGGAGTAATGCCCTATGGTGAAAGGGTGTTGATTGTTCGAACATTAGAGGATGATGTTGCAGATGAGGCTGGTATTGAGCAATTTGATGAGATCAAGAGGATTGATGGAAGAATAATAAAGACTCCTAAGGAATTTACCAAATACATAAGAGCAAATCCAGGGAAGGATGTAAGTCTGCAAATATATAGATCGGGTAAGGATATTGATCTTACAATAAAACCCCGATTGAAGGAATTGATTACAATCCAGCATTTTGAGGATAATAGATTTAAGGGGGAAAAATACACAACAACGATTGAAAGATTGGATATTATCCGAAATGCAATAAACGATAGGAAATTAAAAATCAATGGCAAGATTATTGCCTCCTTTGGAGATTTTGTAAATAACCTCAACAGAAATGCGGGTAGGGCAATTAGGATTGAAAATTCTGGCGGTACATATTATGGGATATGCAAATATGAGAAATTTGGTTTTGTTGGTGTGGAGACTGCGGTTTCTTCTGAAATGATTGAAGTTAATTACGGCATATTGAGTGGATTTGCAAGGGCGATAGTAGAGCCCTTTGATTTTATAATAATGAATATGAAGGCTTTTGGAATGCTGTTCTCCGGTAAGTTGAATGTGAGAGAGAGCATTTCCGGACCAATACGAATTGCTAAGATTGCGGGTGACGTGGCGTATTATAAGGGTAGCTCAGCATTTATAATTTTAATGGCAAAGATTTCAATAATATTGATGATAATGAATCTTCTCCCCATCCCAGCAGTGGATGGAAGTTATATCATCTTTTTCATCTATGAGACAATTAGAGGAAAACCTATCAATGAAAAGGTGCTTGAGAAGATTCAATTTGTAGGTATCTCAATACTCATTATTTTGGGTGGATTTGTGATATTTAATGATCTCTCATTTTTTCCTTTTTTCCAGAAGCTCTTCAATTAA
- a CDS encoding radical SAM protein produces MIRRDELSTLFDAESERLSYEKGPSRPPSEARSLLIRITRGCPWHRCIFCSSHRTMKFSLRSVDEIKEDIKTARKIYDKIKEISWKLGFGDDLRRAAAFVYDNPLNESYANVAMWLYYGENSVFLQDADALSMKASRLEEVLRFLKENFPEISRITCYARSTSAAKKTLEELNALHDAGLTRLHMGMESGCDEVLDFTRKGVTADIHIDGGKKVVESGISLCLYIMPGLGGRRWSSEHAHKTAIVLNEINPAFIRLRSISIREDIPLFEKLQNGEYELQTDDEVVQEIRSIISELEVTSYLASDHIENLLQEVEGQLPEAKEGMLKIIDKYLSMPSAKRINFQLGRRAGYYASMEDLNNHIKYEQIEQMLRSIKAGGEDFERVIFKLKRRFLV; encoded by the coding sequence ATGATAAGAAGGGATGAACTCTCCACACTATTTGATGCTGAGTCGGAACGGCTATCTTATGAGAAGGGTCCATCAAGGCCACCAAGCGAGGCGCGTTCACTGCTTATAAGGATTACTCGTGGGTGTCCATGGCATAGATGTATATTCTGCTCAAGTCATCGAACGATGAAGTTTAGTTTGAGATCGGTTGATGAGATTAAGGAGGATATTAAGACTGCTAGAAAGATTTATGACAAGATTAAGGAGATATCCTGGAAATTAGGATTTGGAGACGATCTAAGACGTGCTGCGGCTTTTGTCTATGATAATCCGTTGAATGAAAGCTATGCTAACGTTGCGATGTGGCTGTATTATGGCGAGAATTCTGTTTTTTTGCAGGATGCTGACGCTCTTTCGATGAAGGCTTCAAGATTAGAAGAGGTGTTGAGATTTTTGAAAGAGAATTTTCCTGAAATAAGCAGGATCACCTGTTATGCTAGATCTACATCAGCCGCTAAGAAGACCTTGGAAGAGTTGAATGCGCTTCATGATGCAGGACTTACTAGATTGCATATGGGAATGGAGAGTGGATGCGATGAAGTGCTCGATTTCACCCGAAAGGGGGTTACGGCTGACATTCATATCGATGGCGGGAAGAAGGTTGTTGAATCCGGAATCTCACTTTGCCTATATATTATGCCAGGACTTGGTGGTAGGCGTTGGTCTTCTGAGCATGCCCATAAGACAGCGATTGTCCTAAATGAAATAAATCCTGCCTTTATTCGTCTGAGAAGCATCTCTATTCGAGAGGATATACCATTATTTGAAAAACTTCAGAATGGGGAATATGAATTACAGACAGACGATGAGGTGGTTCAAGAGATAAGAAGCATAATTAGTGAGTTAGAGGTTACAAGCTATCTCGCTAGTGATCACATAGAAAATCTTTTACAGGAAGTTGAGGGCCAATTGCCGGAGGCAAAGGAGGGGATGCTGAAGATCATAGATAAATACCTATCAATGCCATCAGCAAAGCGAATAAATTTTCAATTAGGCAGAAGGGCAGGATACTATGCGTCTATGGAGGATCTTAATAATCATATCAAGTATGAGCAGATTGAGCAGATGCTTCGGAGTATAAAAGCCGGCGGTGAGGATTTTGAAAGGGTGATTTTTAAATTAAAACGTCGTTTTCTTGTATAA
- the ispG gene encoding flavodoxin-dependent (E)-4-hydroxy-3-methylbut-2-enyl-diphosphate synthase: MNEERVHTKRINVRGLPIGGGAPVSIQSMTNLPIEEVEATIRQIEMLRDEGADLVRLAVRGEDSIIYLKEIRSMIDMPLSADIHFNYRIAIKAIKAGIDKVRINPGNIGDQKRVKEIVRVCKEFNVPIRIGVNSGSIDRKRFQDVSAQSLVASALEHINILEDSDFYDIIVSIKSSDLFHTIAANRLFSSLKDYPLHIGLTEAGFGVSCVVHSAIAIGSLLLEGIGDTIRVSMTGDPVEEIVVAKRILESVGMRNPVIRVISCPTCGRIDPSVNLLDLATAIEEELMCRFGNVLQDGNRNITVAVMGCEVNGPGEASHADVGVAACRGGEMLLFSEGQRLNKIMKKDAVASLKKEVEKIISLWKK, encoded by the coding sequence TTGAACGAAGAACGAGTTCATACTAAAAGAATCAATGTAAGGGGCCTTCCGATCGGGGGTGGAGCTCCTGTATCGATACAGTCGATGACCAATCTTCCCATTGAGGAGGTTGAGGCTACTATTAGACAGATTGAAATGCTCAGAGATGAAGGAGCAGATCTTGTTAGGTTAGCAGTAAGAGGGGAAGATTCCATCATTTATCTAAAAGAGATAAGGAGTATGATTGATATGCCTTTATCTGCTGATATTCATTTTAACTACAGGATTGCAATAAAGGCTATTAAGGCAGGGATTGATAAAGTAAGAATAAATCCGGGCAATATTGGCGATCAGAAAAGGGTAAAAGAGATTGTTCGGGTTTGCAAGGAATTTAATGTTCCAATCAGAATTGGTGTAAATAGCGGTTCAATTGATAGGAAAAGATTTCAGGATGTTTCTGCTCAATCTCTTGTGGCCTCGGCATTGGAGCATATCAATATATTAGAGGATAGTGATTTTTATGATATAATAGTGTCTATAAAATCATCGGATCTATTTCATACTATAGCCGCAAACAGACTCTTTTCCTCACTAAAGGATTATCCTCTTCATATAGGCCTAACAGAGGCTGGATTTGGCGTGAGTTGTGTGGTACATAGCGCCATAGCGATAGGTTCTCTGCTCCTTGAAGGGATCGGTGATACTATAAGGGTTTCAATGACTGGCGATCCAGTTGAAGAAATAGTAGTTGCTAAGAGGATTCTTGAATCTGTAGGGATGAGAAATCCTGTAATTAGGGTTATTTCTTGTCCTACTTGTGGGAGAATTGATCCTTCAGTGAATCTCCTTGATCTTGCAACTGCAATAGAAGAGGAATTAATGTGTAGGTTTGGTAATGTCCTACAGGATGGGAATAGGAATATCACAGTAGCAGTTATGGGATGTGAGGTTAATGGCCCTGGCGAGGCTTCACATGCCGATGTCGGAGTAGCTGCTTGTAGGGGGGGGGAGATGTTGCTTTTTTCTGAAGGGCAGAGATTAAATAAGATTATGAAGAAGGATGCAGTGGCTTCCCTAAAAAAAGAAGTAGAGAAAATTATTTCGCTTTGGAAAAAGTAA
- a CDS encoding SUMF1/EgtB/PvdO family nonheme iron enzyme, whose translation MNIDIDRYVEIERGSYSIGVCKDIIEKMSKKIGCADIKREFLYNSYPLHDVEIEGCQIAKRLVTLSEFERFVDESGYLTDAERDGWGWTWEDRWIKRRDVYWKAPFHGKADDIYYKNKNIIPVLQVSWNDAIAYCGWLSMKANCVRLLYEREWEVFAQVSSFAGMGDIDSNNNRKLYNCKVDYLKDLISMINSNPEDHYPGMLWEWNYDWFDIYPNGISNKEYGTVYKVLRGGSLQSYAVQRTREYRFRRCPSARSPFYGFRIVIA comes from the coding sequence GTGAATATTGATATAGATAGATATGTAGAAATAGAAAGGGGAAGCTATAGTATCGGTGTATGTAAAGACATTATCGAAAAAATGTCTAAAAAAATTGGATGTGCTGATATTAAAAGAGAATTTCTTTATAATTCTTATCCCTTGCATGATGTTGAGATAGAGGGATGCCAGATAGCGAAGAGACTAGTGACACTATCAGAGTTTGAGAGATTTGTTGATGAGAGTGGATATCTGACCGATGCGGAGAGGGATGGATGGGGATGGACATGGGAGGATAGATGGATCAAGAGGAGGGATGTTTATTGGAAGGCTCCCTTCCATGGAAAAGCAGATGATATATACTATAAGAATAAGAATATCATTCCAGTTTTACAAGTAAGCTGGAACGATGCAATTGCCTATTGTGGTTGGCTTTCAATGAAGGCCAATTGTGTGAGACTCCTATACGAGAGGGAGTGGGAGGTCTTCGCACAAGTATCTTCTTTTGCAGGGATGGGGGATATAGATTCAAATAATAACAGAAAGCTGTATAATTGTAAGGTTGATTATTTGAAAGATCTCATCAGTATGATTAATTCCAATCCTGAAGATCATTATCCAGGTATGCTTTGGGAATGGAATTATGATTGGTTCGATATCTATCCTAATGGTATTTCTAATAAGGAATATGGCACAGTGTATAAGGTGTTAAGGGGAGGCTCCCTTCAGAGTTATGCTGTTCAAAGAACGAGAGAGTATAGATTTAGGAGATGCCCGAGTGCAAGGAGTCCCTTCTATGGATTTAGGATTGTGATAGCTTGA
- a CDS encoding PaaI family thioesterase, whose protein sequence is MIEFEDSTCFGCGEENECGLKLKLKYDKDTKTTYGEYVVSQRFEGPPNIIHTGIVTALLDETMMTINKYMELTAITGELSIRCLQPAFINETLHLRGWHVKKNKRIIENRAEIENEMGKIVARAKGKYLEVDDIPQPE, encoded by the coding sequence ATGATTGAATTTGAAGATAGCACATGCTTTGGTTGTGGTGAAGAAAATGAGTGTGGACTCAAGCTAAAACTAAAGTATGACAAAGATACTAAAACAACTTATGGCGAGTATGTTGTTTCACAGAGATTTGAGGGACCACCCAACATCATACATACGGGGATTGTGACTGCATTGTTAGATGAGACGATGATGACAATAAATAAGTATATGGAATTGACAGCAATAACAGGCGAGTTATCCATCAGATGTCTTCAGCCAGCCTTTATAAATGAGACCTTACATTTGCGTGGATGGCATGTAAAAAAGAACAAACGGATAATAGAGAATAGGGCTGAGATAGAAAATGAAATGGGTAAGATTGTTGCAAGAGCCAAGGGAAAGTACCTTGAGGTTGATGATATTCCCCAACCCGAATAA
- a CDS encoding AAA family ATPase encodes MSTTLFDPQKEWDEMLKISSERIAETDAETIGSESGSNIHESDVNFDIRPEELESYLNKYVVGQESAVEIIATKVCTHFNRMKLEESIPEDEKIVGNIKSNMLLIGPTGVGKTYIIKLIAKKIGVPFVKADATKFSETGYVGGDVEDLVRELVHEANGDISRAEFGIIYLDEIDKIASSGGLYGPDVSRTGVQRNLLKLMEEADVDLKTPHDLASQVEAAMEAQRTGRVIRKKIRTRNILFIVSGAFNGLDEIIKKRLNMQAIGFDKAFTPSEERQDVLKMVKTEDLIEFGFESEFIGRLPVTVILDNLNEEGLYKILKNKYSSVVIGKKLDFKAYDIELDFTDDALRLFSQRAYHEKTGARGLISVFENSLIKFEKTLPSTDIKKLQVTGDLVESPQSFLRKMLLADNIKRFQKEYILKHEIYLEFDKEAITKIQEIAVNNHKSIKQVCEELFHDYHHGIRLLGMDSFVIKKEAVENPSKYLDEFIRNHIKKDQ; translated from the coding sequence ATGTCAACTACTTTATTTGATCCCCAGAAGGAATGGGATGAAATGCTTAAAATAAGTTCCGAGAGGATTGCGGAGACCGATGCTGAGACCATCGGTTCCGAATCAGGAAGTAATATTCATGAATCCGACGTCAATTTTGATATTAGACCTGAAGAATTGGAGAGTTATTTAAACAAATATGTAGTGGGTCAGGAAAGCGCTGTCGAGATAATAGCGACCAAGGTATGTACCCATTTTAACAGGATGAAGTTAGAGGAGTCAATACCAGAGGATGAGAAGATTGTCGGAAATATCAAAAGTAATATGCTCTTGATAGGGCCAACTGGTGTAGGCAAGACATATATTATTAAGCTGATTGCAAAAAAGATTGGGGTTCCTTTTGTTAAGGCCGATGCTACAAAGTTTAGCGAAACGGGCTATGTAGGAGGAGATGTTGAAGATTTAGTTAGAGAGTTAGTGCATGAGGCCAATGGTGATATTAGTAGGGCAGAATTTGGAATAATATATCTTGATGAGATAGACAAGATTGCATCTTCAGGTGGGCTTTATGGTCCGGATGTATCAAGAACCGGTGTTCAGAGGAATCTATTAAAGCTTATGGAAGAGGCTGATGTGGATTTGAAGACACCGCACGATTTAGCCTCCCAGGTTGAGGCTGCAATGGAAGCCCAGAGGACAGGACGGGTTATTCGTAAAAAGATAAGGACAAGAAATATACTCTTTATAGTTTCAGGTGCTTTTAATGGATTAGATGAGATTATAAAGAAGAGATTGAATATGCAGGCCATTGGCTTTGATAAAGCATTTACACCAAGTGAGGAAAGACAGGATGTATTAAAGATGGTAAAGACCGAGGATCTCATAGAATTTGGATTTGAATCGGAATTTATTGGAAGACTCCCTGTGACAGTAATTTTGGATAATCTTAATGAAGAGGGGTTGTACAAAATTCTAAAAAATAAATATAGTAGCGTAGTCATAGGCAAGAAGCTCGATTTTAAGGCTTATGATATTGAACTCGATTTTACAGATGATGCATTGAGGTTGTTCTCTCAAAGAGCATACCATGAAAAGACGGGAGCGCGAGGTCTTATTAGTGTATTTGAAAATTCATTAATTAAATTTGAAAAAACATTACCATCAACAGATATTAAAAAATTGCAAGTTACCGGAGATTTAGTGGAATCGCCACAATCGTTTCTTAGAAAGATGCTTTTAGCTGATAATATTAAAAGATTTCAAAAAGAGTATATTTTAAAGCATGAAATATATCTAGAATTTGATAAAGAAGCAATTACTAAAATTCAGGAAATAGCGGTTAATAACCATAAGAGTATCAAACAGGTATGTGAAGAGCTCTTTCATGATTATCATCATGGGATAAGGCTACTGGGTATGGATAGTTTTGTGATTAAGAAGGAGGCAGTGGAGAATCCATCAAAATATCTGGATGAATTTATTCGCAATCATATAAAAAAAGATCAATAG
- a CDS encoding flagellar filament outer layer protein FlaA, with translation MKREVRSILLSVLIGFTVLFIGSGNITLQAQEDVSGAKTEVKKQKTGLIEDWFSDFETCEDWRAVATSPLGDTKIRKIPGKPKPVDESGKVVEFPNEIADENGITHKTEYVLGVKTYYSDRGYDRVEVFPPNEYIVRGKAKEVKLWALGRKFRHTLYIKFRDFRGKIHKVKVGRLDFWGWRELTTVVPGWMPQASRYALLDKNLHFVSFFVESDRFEPAGTFYFYLDNFRIITDLSEFTGDPSIRDTW, from the coding sequence ATGAAAAGGGAGGTTAGATCTATTCTATTATCAGTTTTAATTGGTTTTACGGTCTTATTTATAGGGAGTGGGAATATTACTCTACAGGCTCAAGAGGATGTATCCGGGGCTAAGACAGAGGTAAAGAAACAGAAGACGGGATTAATAGAGGATTGGTTTAGTGATTTTGAAACCTGTGAAGACTGGAGGGCGGTAGCCACATCTCCTCTTGGTGATACCAAAATAAGAAAGATACCAGGTAAACCCAAACCTGTTGATGAATCAGGGAAGGTGGTGGAGTTTCCTAATGAGATTGCAGACGAGAATGGGATAACACATAAGACTGAATATGTTCTTGGAGTGAAGACCTATTATTCAGATAGAGGTTATGATAGGGTAGAGGTCTTTCCACCCAATGAGTATATTGTAAGGGGTAAAGCGAAGGAGGTTAAGCTTTGGGCATTGGGCCGAAAGTTCAGGCATACACTGTATATTAAATTTAGGGATTTTCGTGGAAAAATTCATAAGGTAAAGGTCGGCAGATTAGATTTTTGGGGCTGGAGGGAATTGACAACTGTTGTCCCAGGTTGGATGCCACAGGCATCCCGTTATGCGTTATTGGATAAGAATTTACATTTTGTCTCTTTTTTCGTTGAATCTGATCGTTTTGAGCCAGCGGGTACCTTCTATTTTTATTTAGATAATTTCAGAATTATTACTGATCTTTCAGAGTTTACTGGAGATCCATCAATAAGAGATACTTGGTAA
- a CDS encoding flagellar filament outer layer protein FlaA, with protein MTNKHKFLMMTFSAFIVVVIGLLGYNNANSKIITNIEPDISAEEWKAVVIEDFEKPLDWSLDSVPKKNTEPKKDPTPVLKLKYIQGGPSALRPERWTADKRGMEKKTCLGIHFKFRYPGYNSIHLLPPLEVSWDDPNKKVLTYDSRTGKEIQEKAIQLPGRVKAISVWFHGRGNDYNLECWIKDHIGEVHILKFGSLNFVGWRPLKAYIPKYVPQKMESYPMTRGLKIVRFVIRSTPDAKPVDVYMFFDQLKALTDTYEVSFDGQDLHKSFEQGTLAPEEK; from the coding sequence ATGACTAATAAACACAAATTCCTAATGATGACATTCAGCGCTTTCATTGTTGTTGTAATTGGACTATTAGGGTATAATAACGCGAATTCAAAGATAATAACAAATATTGAACCAGATATCAGTGCTGAGGAGTGGAAAGCTGTGGTTATTGAGGATTTTGAAAAGCCGCTTGATTGGAGTCTTGATTCTGTACCCAAGAAAAACACTGAACCCAAAAAGGATCCTACACCAGTTTTAAAATTGAAATATATTCAGGGTGGACCCTCGGCTTTAAGACCGGAAAGGTGGACTGCAGACAAGAGGGGTATGGAGAAGAAAACCTGTTTAGGGATTCATTTCAAGTTTAGATATCCTGGATATAATTCTATTCACCTATTGCCACCATTAGAAGTGAGTTGGGACGATCCTAACAAAAAGGTTTTAACCTATGATTCAAGAACAGGAAAGGAAATCCAGGAGAAGGCTATACAACTTCCAGGTAGGGTTAAGGCAATATCTGTGTGGTTTCATGGTAGAGGGAATGACTATAATTTAGAGTGTTGGATTAAGGATCATATTGGCGAGGTACACATTCTTAAATTCGGATCTTTAAATTTTGTCGGTTGGAGGCCATTAAAGGCGTATATACCTAAATATGTGCCACAAAAAATGGAATCATACCCCATGACAAGGGGTTTGAAAATTGTAAGATTTGTTATAAGATCCACACCGGATGCCAAACCTGTAGATGTATATATGTTTTTTGATCAATTAAAGGCCTTAACTGATACATATGAGGTTAGTTTTGATGGTCAAGATCTTCATAAATCCTTTGAGCAGGGGACTTTGGCGCCTGAAGAAAAATAG